A single window of Halotalea alkalilenta DNA harbors:
- a CDS encoding pseudouridine synthase: protein MTPLRVLHLDDDIVVVAKPAGVLVHRSALDRHAPRILLQELRDTIQRRVYPVHRLDRPTSGAMVFALSPEAAAKLSEQFTEHRVDKRYLAVVRGYAPVAARLDWPLREEDGLRPKAENPAMPACTEIARLAEIELPVAIDRYPSSRYSLIEANPSSGRRHQIRRHLSQAGHPLIGDAKHGKGVHNRYFKTHYFAEFPGSARLLLAATRLGFAHPFSGARIEVEAALESDFAALLERFGWQAHLSRDRITVYEQTNP from the coding sequence GTGACACCTCTTCGCGTGCTCCACTTGGACGACGATATCGTCGTCGTCGCCAAGCCTGCGGGCGTACTGGTCCACCGCAGCGCGCTGGACCGCCATGCGCCCCGCATCCTGCTCCAAGAGCTGCGCGATACCATTCAGCGGCGGGTCTACCCGGTCCATCGGCTCGATCGGCCCACCTCGGGCGCCATGGTCTTCGCTCTCAGCCCAGAAGCCGCGGCGAAGCTCTCCGAACAGTTCACCGAACACCGAGTGGATAAACGCTACCTCGCCGTGGTACGCGGCTATGCGCCGGTCGCCGCCAGGCTCGACTGGCCACTGCGCGAGGAGGATGGGCTTCGGCCCAAGGCGGAAAATCCCGCCATGCCCGCGTGCACCGAGATAGCCAGGCTCGCCGAGATCGAGCTGCCGGTCGCCATCGACCGCTACCCGAGCAGCCGCTACTCACTGATCGAAGCCAACCCGTCGAGCGGGCGACGCCACCAGATCCGCCGTCACCTGAGCCAAGCGGGCCACCCGCTGATCGGCGATGCCAAGCATGGCAAGGGCGTGCACAACCGCTATTTCAAGACGCACTACTTCGCCGAATTCCCGGGCAGCGCCCGGCTGCTGCTGGCGGCGACCCGACTTGGCTTCGCCCATCCGTTCAGCGGTGCGCGAATCGAGGTCGAAGCGGCACTCGAGAGCGACTTCGCCGCCCTGCTGGAGCGCTTCGGCTGGCAGGCGCATCTCTCCCGGGACCGTATCACCGTATACGAGCAGACCAATCCATAG
- a CDS encoding type B 50S ribosomal protein L31: MRANIHPSYRKVVFHDTNADAYFLIGSTIDAHDTIEWQDGNTYPLVKLDVSSASHPFYTGQQRAISSEGRAAQFKRRFGSLGSRS, encoded by the coding sequence ATGCGTGCCAACATTCATCCCAGCTATCGCAAAGTGGTGTTCCACGACACCAACGCCGATGCCTATTTCCTGATCGGCTCGACCATCGACGCCCATGACACCATCGAGTGGCAGGACGGCAACACCTACCCGCTGGTCAAGCTCGATGTCTCCTCGGCCTCGCACCCCTTCTATACCGGCCAGCAGCGTGCGATCAGCAGCGAGGGACGCGCCGCCCAGTTCAAACGGCGCTTCGGCTCTCTCGGCTCACGCAGCTGA
- a CDS encoding SIR2 family NAD-dependent protein deacylase, with the protein MPHLVVLSGAGISAESGIETFRAAEGLWANHPVEAVATPEGWRRDPERVLEFYAERRRQIRSARPNAAHRALAELEGAGFRVTILTQNIDDLHERAGSKDVMHLHGNVMNARSSVDPRLIYPLAEGEEISLGDLCDKGSQLRPHVVWFGEPVLLLDAARELTADADLLLVVGTSLNVMPVAGLIDEVAFHVPRLLVDPRAHEFAPQGVKALSRRAAEGVPLLVDHWRRTRRFTLPDTFAG; encoded by the coding sequence ATGCCGCATCTCGTGGTGCTGAGCGGCGCTGGCATCAGTGCCGAGAGTGGTATCGAGACTTTCCGCGCGGCGGAGGGCCTATGGGCCAATCATCCCGTCGAGGCGGTCGCGACACCAGAGGGTTGGCGGCGTGATCCCGAGCGTGTGCTCGAGTTCTACGCCGAGCGGCGCCGACAGATCCGTAGCGCTCGCCCCAATGCGGCTCATCGTGCCCTGGCTGAGCTGGAAGGCGCTGGTTTCCGCGTCACCATTCTGACCCAGAACATCGATGACCTTCACGAACGCGCGGGCTCCAAGGATGTGATGCATCTTCACGGCAACGTGATGAATGCTCGCTCGAGCGTCGATCCCCGCTTGATCTATCCGCTCGCCGAGGGCGAGGAGATCAGCCTCGGCGACCTGTGCGACAAGGGCAGCCAGCTGCGTCCGCACGTGGTCTGGTTCGGCGAGCCGGTGCTGCTTCTCGATGCCGCCCGTGAGCTCACCGCCGATGCTGACCTGCTGCTGGTCGTTGGCACCTCGCTGAACGTCATGCCGGTGGCGGGGTTGATCGATGAGGTGGCATTTCACGTACCGCGCCTGCTGGTCGATCCCAGAGCGCACGAGTTTGCCCCCCAGGGCGTGAAGGCGCTGTCGCGCCGCGCCGCCGAAGGTGTCCCGCTGCTGGTCGATCACTGGCGCCGGACCCGGCGATTCACGCTCCCCGATACGTTCGCCGGCTGA
- a CDS encoding bile acid:sodium symporter family protein produces the protein MFESFNRLFPVWAILVAVFAVCLPAPLLSLAGLVQPLLMLIMFVMGVTLSREDFAGVFRDPRAVLLGLLLHYTVMPLAAFAIGWLLGLPPELMVGMILVGAVSSGTASNVMTWISGGNVALAVSLTIVSTLVSVVLTPLLVWLLVGQSVSVPVWAMLWSIARLVLLPILLGVAVHRFIGAHIERIEPMLASVAVAAILVIIGVVVAANVGQLATLGPIVAVAVLLHNGVGLAGGYWGGRLLGLDERKSRTLAFEVGMQNSALAVSLATQFFTPAAALPGALFSVWHNISGSLLAGYWKRRPTTGISTTSTEPS, from the coding sequence ATGTTCGAATCATTCAACCGGCTGTTCCCAGTGTGGGCGATCCTGGTCGCCGTGTTCGCGGTATGCCTGCCGGCTCCGCTGCTCTCGCTTGCCGGGCTGGTTCAGCCGCTTTTGATGCTGATCATGTTCGTCATGGGAGTGACGCTCTCGCGCGAGGACTTCGCCGGTGTGTTCCGTGATCCCCGAGCGGTGCTGCTCGGTCTGTTGCTCCACTACACGGTGATGCCGCTGGCCGCGTTCGCGATCGGTTGGCTGCTCGGCCTGCCGCCGGAGCTGATGGTCGGGATGATCCTGGTCGGCGCGGTATCCAGCGGCACCGCCTCCAACGTGATGACCTGGATCTCCGGTGGCAACGTGGCGCTGGCGGTCAGCCTGACCATCGTCTCGACCCTGGTCTCGGTGGTGCTCACGCCGCTGCTGGTCTGGCTGCTGGTCGGGCAAAGCGTCAGCGTGCCGGTATGGGCGATGCTCTGGAGCATCGCTCGACTGGTGCTGCTGCCGATCCTGCTCGGGGTGGCGGTGCACCGATTCATCGGCGCGCATATCGAGCGGATCGAGCCGATGCTCGCAAGCGTCGCGGTGGCCGCGATCCTGGTGATCATCGGGGTGGTGGTGGCCGCCAACGTCGGCCAGCTGGCGACGCTCGGGCCCATCGTCGCGGTGGCGGTGCTTCTGCACAACGGCGTAGGCCTTGCGGGAGGATACTGGGGCGGCCGGCTGCTCGGGCTCGATGAGCGCAAGAGCCGCACCTTGGCTTTCGAGGTCGGGATGCAGAATTCGGCGCTGGCGGTTTCGCTTGCGACCCAGTTCTTCACGCCGGCGGCGGCGCTGCCTGGTGCGCTGTTTTCGGTCTGGCACAATATTTCCGGATCGCTGCTTGCTGGCTACTGGAAGCGCCGCCCGACCACCGGCATCAGCACGACCTCCACGGAACCTTCATGA
- a CDS encoding dodecin yields the protein MSDNVYKSIELTGSATTSVEDAVNNALIKASETVRDMQWFEITSTRGHIEGGRVAHWQVSLKVGFKLE from the coding sequence ATGAGCGACAACGTCTACAAGTCGATCGAACTGACCGGTTCAGCTACCACCAGCGTCGAGGATGCGGTGAACAACGCCTTGATCAAGGCGAGCGAGACGGTACGCGACATGCAGTGGTTCGAGATCACCAGCACCCGCGGCCATATCGAAGGCGGTCGTGTCGCGCACTGGCAGGTCAGCCTCAAGGTCGGTTTCAAGCTGGAATGA
- a CDS encoding nicotinamidase, protein MTTRFSPDFTHSALIVVDVQPDFMPGSALACEDGDQIVSAIDALLAARRFGHVVATQDWHTPGHVSFASQHPGKAPFERIPLHGEEQTLWPDHCVQGSPGAQLHPMIDWAPVDLIIRKGTDPQVDSYSAFRHNPGPAGSRPTTGLAGWLRERGVTDVYLCGLARDVCVLWSAEDAVDAGFKTHLLWSLSRPVSSASDIETKRLLAASGVAVGEIDSAN, encoded by the coding sequence ATGACCACCCGCTTCTCTCCCGACTTCACCCACAGCGCGCTGATCGTGGTCGATGTGCAGCCCGATTTCATGCCTGGCAGCGCGCTGGCCTGCGAAGATGGCGACCAGATCGTCTCCGCCATCGACGCGCTGCTCGCCGCCCGACGCTTCGGCCACGTGGTCGCGACGCAGGACTGGCACACGCCCGGACATGTCTCGTTCGCGAGCCAGCATCCCGGCAAGGCGCCATTCGAGCGCATCCCGCTGCATGGCGAAGAGCAAACCCTATGGCCGGATCACTGCGTGCAGGGCAGCCCGGGCGCGCAGCTGCACCCCATGATCGACTGGGCACCGGTCGACTTGATCATCCGCAAAGGCACCGATCCCCAGGTCGACTCCTACAGCGCCTTTCGCCATAACCCCGGCCCCGCCGGCAGCCGTCCAACCACCGGCCTTGCCGGCTGGCTGCGCGAGCGCGGCGTGACGGATGTCTATCTCTGCGGCCTCGCCCGCGACGTCTGCGTGCTATGGAGCGCCGAGGACGCAGTGGATGCGGGGTTCAAGACCCATCTGCTGTGGTCGCTCAGCCGCCCGGTCAGCTCGGCGAGCGACATCGAGACCAAGCGGTTGCTCGCGGCCAGCGGGGTCGCGGTCGGCGAAATCGACAGCGCGAATTGA
- a CDS encoding tRNA-uridine aminocarboxypropyltransferase, translating to MNRDLPRGETSDHPRRPFKARGSAVVRCEGCRLPQLNCLCPYKVKVEARARFWLITHALERHKPTNTGRLIADCLASTEVFGWSRTEPDPLLLERLADPRFMPFLVFPDDQPDYADRVVAYRAPDDERIPVFVILDGTWRQARRMFRQSPYLARLPIVALRTDRLTRYRLRTPASAQHLCTAEVAAELLRVAGELEAAGVLDDYFDVFNESYAASRAYRRLERPSAAMRRQLERLEAPRDGLGVSTAPAAG from the coding sequence ATGAATCGAGACCTTCCTCGCGGTGAGACGAGCGACCATCCTCGCCGGCCGTTCAAGGCGCGCGGCAGTGCGGTCGTGCGTTGCGAAGGCTGTCGTCTGCCGCAGCTCAACTGCCTGTGCCCCTACAAGGTGAAGGTCGAGGCGAGGGCGCGTTTCTGGCTGATCACCCATGCTCTCGAGCGGCACAAACCGACCAACACCGGGCGGCTGATCGCCGATTGCTTGGCCTCGACCGAAGTTTTCGGCTGGTCCCGCACCGAGCCGGACCCGCTGCTGCTCGAACGGCTCGCGGATCCGCGCTTCATGCCGTTTCTGGTCTTCCCCGACGATCAGCCCGACTACGCCGATCGAGTCGTCGCGTATCGCGCTCCGGATGACGAGCGCATACCGGTGTTCGTGATCCTCGATGGCACCTGGCGTCAGGCCCGCAGGATGTTCCGCCAGAGCCCCTATCTGGCCCGGCTTCCGATCGTCGCATTGCGCACCGACCGGCTGACTCGCTATCGGCTGCGCACCCCGGCCTCCGCCCAGCACCTTTGCACCGCGGAGGTCGCAGCCGAACTGCTGCGCGTGGCCGGGGAGCTTGAGGCGGCCGGGGTGCTCGATGATTACTTCGATGTCTTCAACGAGAGTTATGCGGCGAGCAGGGCCTATCGGCGTCTGGAGCGGCCATCGGCGGCGATGCGCCGCCAGCTCGAGCGGCTGGAAGCGCCCCGAGACGGCCTGGGCGTTTCAACCGCTCCTGCGGCGGGTTAG
- a CDS encoding putative quinol monooxygenase, with protein MGIGVITTIVAKPGYEQEVEEALREVVPPSRIDDGCEFYALNRDFKRPSAFYILEQWRDQEAISRREEQSHFKRLIEALEGKIESMEAARLETLL; from the coding sequence ATGGGCATTGGAGTGATCACCACGATCGTCGCCAAGCCGGGGTATGAGCAGGAGGTCGAAGAGGCGCTGAGGGAGGTGGTGCCCCCATCGCGGATCGATGACGGCTGCGAGTTCTATGCGCTCAACCGTGACTTCAAGCGCCCCAGCGCTTTCTACATTCTCGAGCAGTGGCGTGACCAGGAAGCGATCTCGCGCCGCGAGGAGCAGAGTCACTTCAAGCGGCTGATCGAAGCGCTCGAGGGCAAGATCGAGTCGATGGAAGCCGCTCGGCTCGAAACGCTGCTTTGA
- the trkA gene encoding Trk system potassium transporter TrkA — protein MKILILGAGQVGGTLAEHLAREENDITVIDVDLTSLRELHNRCEISILHGHASHPAVLAEAGCESADMLIAVTNDDEINMVACQVAYSLFKTPTKIARVRSSAYLMRRELFNPGAIPIDVLISPEQVVTTQIRRLIEYPGALQVLDFCDGMIQLVAMKAYQDGPLVGQKLRALHEAPDAINSWVSAIYRHNRPFIPDGHTVVEADDEIFFFAARRDIRTVMARMRRSDRSVRHVIIAGGGHIGERLAQSLEPSHRVKIIERDLERCQTLAERLDDTVVLHGSATSQRLLTDENIDECDIYCALTNDDEVNVMSSMLAKRLGARKVLALINNTAYVDLVQGGEIDIAISPEQATISGLLSHVRQGDLVSVHSLRRGAAEAIELVVHGKERHSRVVGHTIRELALPEGIAIGVVVRGEEVLFGKGSLRIQDGDHLVLLVIDRQKLREVERLFQVDGRIR, from the coding sequence ATGAAGATACTGATCCTCGGCGCGGGGCAGGTGGGCGGCACGTTGGCTGAGCACCTCGCCCGCGAAGAGAACGACATCACCGTGATCGATGTCGACCTGACAAGCCTGCGCGAGCTGCACAACCGCTGCGAAATCAGCATTCTCCATGGCCATGCCTCGCACCCCGCGGTACTTGCCGAAGCGGGCTGCGAGAGCGCCGACATGCTGATCGCCGTGACCAACGATGACGAGATCAACATGGTCGCCTGCCAGGTGGCCTATTCGCTGTTCAAGACGCCCACCAAGATCGCGCGGGTGCGCTCGAGTGCCTACTTGATGCGTCGCGAGCTGTTCAATCCCGGTGCGATCCCGATCGACGTGCTGATCAGTCCTGAGCAGGTGGTGACCACCCAGATCCGCCGGCTGATCGAGTATCCCGGCGCGCTCCAGGTGCTCGACTTCTGCGATGGGATGATCCAGCTGGTGGCGATGAAAGCCTACCAGGATGGCCCGCTGGTCGGGCAGAAGCTGCGGGCGCTGCACGAGGCCCCTGACGCGATCAACAGCTGGGTCAGCGCGATCTACCGGCACAATCGCCCATTCATTCCCGATGGGCACACGGTGGTCGAAGCCGACGACGAGATCTTCTTCTTCGCCGCGCGCCGTGACATCCGCACGGTGATGGCGAGAATGCGGCGCAGCGATCGCAGCGTCCGCCACGTCATCATCGCCGGCGGCGGCCACATTGGCGAACGGCTGGCGCAGTCGCTCGAGCCCTCCCATCGGGTCAAGATCATCGAACGCGACCTGGAACGCTGCCAGACCCTCGCCGAGCGCCTCGACGACACCGTGGTGCTGCACGGCTCTGCGACCTCGCAGCGCCTGCTCACCGATGAGAACATCGACGAGTGCGACATCTATTGCGCGCTGACCAATGATGACGAAGTCAACGTCATGTCCTCGATGCTGGCCAAGCGCCTCGGCGCACGCAAGGTGCTCGCCCTGATCAACAACACCGCCTACGTCGATCTGGTCCAGGGTGGTGAGATCGATATCGCCATCTCGCCGGAACAAGCGACCATCAGCGGCCTGCTCTCCCATGTGCGCCAGGGCGATCTGGTCAGCGTCCATTCGCTGCGCCGGGGCGCGGCGGAAGCGATCGAGCTGGTGGTCCATGGCAAGGAGCGACACTCACGGGTGGTTGGCCATACCATCCGGGAACTCGCACTTCCAGAGGGCATCGCCATCGGTGTGGTGGTACGCGGCGAAGAGGTGCTGTTCGGCAAGGGGTCGCTGCGCATCCAGGACGGCGATCATCTCGTCTTGCTGGTGATCGACAGGCAAAAGCTGCGCGAAGTGGAGCGCCTGTTCCAGGTCGATGGACGGATTCGCTGA
- a CDS encoding metal ABC transporter substrate-binding protein gives MIDRLRRAVMVAALAVAAIASVAPAAAEEKFKAVTTFTVIADIAQNVAGDAAIVESITRPDAEIHNYQPTPGDIMRAQGAQLILWNGLNLELWFERFFQNLRDVPSVVVSEGIEPMGIAEGPYTGKPNPHAWMSPAAASIYVDNIRDAFMEHDPENAEIYAANAQAYKARINAAIEPIKAQLASIPEEKRWLVTSEGAFSYLARDFGLKELYLWPINADQQGTPQQVRKVIDAVREHDIGVVFSESTISPAPAQQVARETGARYGGVLYVDSLTGPDGEVPTYIDLLRVTSETIATGLSQ, from the coding sequence ATGATCGACCGTTTGAGGCGTGCAGTGATGGTCGCAGCACTGGCGGTGGCCGCCATTGCGAGCGTCGCGCCAGCCGCCGCCGAGGAGAAGTTCAAGGCGGTGACCACCTTCACGGTCATTGCCGACATTGCGCAAAATGTCGCCGGCGATGCGGCTATCGTGGAATCGATCACCAGGCCGGATGCTGAGATCCACAATTACCAGCCTACGCCAGGTGACATCATGCGGGCGCAGGGAGCACAGTTGATCCTCTGGAACGGCCTCAACCTGGAGCTATGGTTCGAGCGCTTCTTCCAGAACTTGAGGGACGTGCCGAGTGTGGTGGTCTCCGAAGGAATCGAGCCGATGGGCATCGCCGAGGGGCCCTATACGGGTAAACCGAATCCCCATGCGTGGATGTCCCCTGCGGCGGCATCGATCTACGTCGACAACATCCGCGATGCTTTCATGGAGCATGATCCCGAGAATGCCGAGATCTACGCAGCCAATGCGCAAGCGTACAAAGCGCGGATCAATGCGGCGATAGAGCCGATCAAAGCGCAGCTTGCCAGCATCCCGGAAGAAAAACGCTGGCTGGTGACGAGCGAGGGCGCCTTTTCCTATCTGGCACGCGACTTCGGGCTGAAGGAGCTCTATCTCTGGCCGATCAACGCCGACCAGCAGGGCACCCCGCAGCAGGTGCGCAAGGTGATCGACGCGGTCCGCGAGCATGACATCGGGGTGGTCTTCTCGGAGAGCACCATCTCGCCCGCGCCGGCGCAGCAGGTCGCTCGTGAGACCGGTGCCAGGTATGGCGGCGTGCTCTATGTCGATTCGCTGACCGGGCCGGATGGCGAGGTACCTACTTACATCGACCTGCTCCGCGTCACTTCGGAAACGATCGCCACGGGACTCAGCCAGTGA
- a CDS encoding GNAT family N-acetyltransferase: MDRGVQGALGSSCELEVRSLSLGSLPAEQWDALVNDGYPFVRHAFLHALEESGAVGGESGWLPRHLGIWRGERLVAALPCFEKHHSFGEYVFDWQWADAWERAGGEYYPKLVSAVPFTPATGPRLLHAVGESRLALVEALLPWLESPRVSGWHLLFPSEAESQRWRAAWPALALRYGVQYHWHDRGYRDFEGFLATFTAKRRKEVRRERRKVGEQGLTLHRLCGAEIDEAALEHFYRCYQITYLEHGQRGYLPLAFFVLLVQRMPEALMLVQVRHHGVPVACSLFFQGGDTLYGRYWGSEVHADCLHFEACYYQGIDYCLTQGLEHFDPGTQGEHKIPRGFEPLLTYSLHWLAAPSLRYAVETFLTDERALTIARRDAAGELLPFRRDQA, from the coding sequence ATGGATAGAGGTGTCCAGGGGGCACTGGGAAGCTCGTGCGAACTCGAGGTGCGTTCGCTTTCGCTCGGCTCGCTGCCCGCCGAACAGTGGGACGCGCTGGTGAACGATGGCTATCCCTTCGTTCGCCATGCCTTCCTGCATGCGCTGGAGGAGAGCGGGGCGGTGGGGGGCGAGAGCGGTTGGTTGCCTCGTCATCTCGGTATTTGGCGCGGTGAGCGGTTGGTCGCGGCACTGCCATGTTTCGAGAAGCACCACTCGTTCGGTGAGTACGTCTTCGACTGGCAGTGGGCGGATGCCTGGGAGCGCGCCGGCGGAGAGTACTATCCCAAGCTGGTCAGCGCGGTTCCGTTCACGCCGGCGACCGGGCCCAGGCTTTTGCACGCAGTGGGCGAGTCTCGCTTGGCATTGGTCGAAGCGTTGCTTCCCTGGCTCGAAAGCCCGCGTGTTTCCGGCTGGCACCTGCTGTTCCCCAGCGAGGCTGAAAGTCAGCGCTGGCGGGCGGCGTGGCCCGCCCTGGCGCTGCGCTACGGGGTCCAGTACCACTGGCATGATCGCGGCTACCGTGACTTCGAGGGCTTTCTCGCCACCTTTACCGCCAAACGACGCAAGGAAGTCCGGCGCGAGCGACGCAAGGTCGGCGAGCAAGGACTGACGCTGCACCGGCTGTGCGGCGCCGAGATCGATGAAGCGGCACTTGAGCATTTCTATCGCTGCTACCAGATCACCTATCTCGAGCATGGGCAGCGCGGCTACCTGCCGCTGGCGTTCTTCGTCCTCCTGGTCCAGCGGATGCCCGAGGCGTTGATGCTGGTCCAGGTCCGTCATCATGGTGTCCCCGTCGCCTGCTCGTTGTTCTTCCAGGGGGGCGATACGCTCTATGGTCGCTACTGGGGGAGCGAAGTGCACGCGGACTGCCTGCATTTCGAGGCTTGCTACTACCAGGGCATCGACTATTGTCTGACCCAGGGTCTTGAGCACTTCGACCCGGGTACTCAGGGCGAGCACAAGATTCCGCGCGGGTTCGAGCCGCTGCTCACGTACTCGCTGCATTGGCTCGCCGCACCTTCGCTGCGCTATGCGGTTGAGACCTTCCTGACGGATGAGCGCGCGCTGACGATCGCCCGCCGCGATGCCGCCGGGGAACTGCTTCCGTTTCGCCGAGACCAGGCTTAG
- a CDS encoding fasciclin domain-containing protein, which yields MRLTLPKPLRLVLPLLPFAMLGAQPAAAADVLEVAREDGRFTRFIEMAEASGLSDRLEGRGPFTVFIPVDEGFAELEPAQAQRLDSASRATLERWVAYHAVPALIVRDEVVHTPVVPALTQQLRLVDDGERFSVNGREVIEADLRADNGVIHVIDAPLVPHFPY from the coding sequence ATGCGCCTTACGCTGCCCAAGCCGCTACGCCTCGTGCTGCCCTTGTTGCCGTTCGCCATGCTAGGGGCTCAGCCGGCCGCCGCCGCGGACGTGCTCGAGGTCGCTCGCGAGGATGGCCGTTTTACCCGCTTCATCGAGATGGCCGAGGCTTCCGGGCTGTCCGATAGGCTCGAGGGCAGGGGGCCGTTCACCGTCTTCATCCCTGTCGACGAAGGGTTCGCCGAGCTGGAGCCCGCCCAGGCGCAGCGGTTGGATTCCGCCTCGCGCGCAACGCTCGAGCGTTGGGTCGCCTATCACGCGGTCCCCGCTTTGATCGTCCGTGATGAAGTCGTGCATACCCCTGTGGTGCCGGCGCTGACTCAGCAGCTGCGCCTGGTCGACGATGGCGAGCGTTTCAGCGTCAACGGGCGGGAGGTGATCGAAGCCGACCTCCGCGCCGATAACGGCGTCATCCATGTGATCGATGCCCCGCTGGTACCGCACTTCCCCTACTGA
- the pncB gene encoding nicotinate phosphoribosyltransferase yields the protein MLVSILDNDFYKFTMQNAVIKLFPRAWARYGFINRGKHAFPEGFSTRLRAAVDRMAELELSQDERDFLERTCPYLDPTYHDFLQGFRFDPNEVVIRQRGEDLEVTVEGLWYRTILWEMPLMALISELWFEMRAEPRESDEQALEKTRAKIEHYRRLGLKVAEFGTRRRYSYALHDKVVATLKRYGESSFTGTSNVHLAHRHGVKPLGTHAHEWFMFHAANYGFKVANSVALNNWVKVYRGDLGIALTDTFTTEVFFASFDKMLAKLFDGLRHDSGDAIAFAETTIDHYKKLGIDPRSKTIIFSDALDPEKVDRIVRFCSGRIGMSFGIGTNFTNDVGVKPMNIVVKMTETRPEGDDQWLAVVKLSDIREKNTGDPQMIELARQILSLPG from the coding sequence ATGCTAGTTTCGATTCTCGACAACGACTTCTACAAGTTCACCATGCAGAACGCGGTGATCAAGCTCTTTCCCCGGGCCTGGGCGCGCTATGGATTCATCAATCGCGGCAAGCATGCCTTTCCTGAAGGCTTCTCGACGCGCCTGCGCGCCGCTGTGGACAGGATGGCCGAACTCGAGCTGAGCCAGGACGAACGCGACTTCCTCGAACGGACCTGTCCCTATCTAGACCCGACCTATCACGACTTCCTCCAGGGTTTTCGCTTCGACCCCAACGAGGTGGTCATCCGCCAGCGTGGAGAGGATCTCGAAGTCACGGTCGAGGGGCTCTGGTACCGTACGATCCTATGGGAAATGCCGCTGATGGCGCTGATCAGCGAGCTATGGTTCGAGATGCGGGCCGAGCCGAGAGAGAGCGATGAGCAGGCGCTGGAGAAGACCAGGGCGAAAATCGAGCACTACCGCCGGCTCGGACTCAAGGTCGCCGAATTCGGCACTCGCCGGCGCTACAGCTATGCGCTGCATGACAAGGTGGTGGCAACGCTCAAGCGCTATGGCGAGAGCTCATTCACCGGCACCAGCAACGTTCATCTGGCGCACCGTCACGGCGTCAAGCCGCTCGGCACCCATGCCCATGAGTGGTTCATGTTCCATGCCGCCAACTATGGCTTCAAGGTCGCGAACTCGGTAGCGCTGAACAACTGGGTCAAGGTCTATCGTGGCGATCTTGGCATCGCGCTGACCGATACCTTCACCACCGAGGTATTCTTCGCCAGCTTCGACAAAATGCTCGCCAAACTCTTCGATGGGCTCCGCCACGACAGCGGCGATGCGATCGCTTTCGCCGAAACCACCATCGACCACTACAAGAAGCTCGGCATCGATCCGCGCAGCAAGACGATCATCTTCTCCGACGCGCTCGATCCGGAGAAGGTCGATCGAATCGTGCGTTTTTGCAGCGGCAGGATCGGCATGTCCTTCGGCATCGGTACCAATTTCACCAATGATGTCGGGGTCAAGCCGATGAACATCGTGGTCAAGATGACGGAAACCCGCCCGGAGGGAGACGATCAGTGGCTCGCGGTGGTGAAACTCTCGGATATCCGTGAGAAGAACACGGGCGATCCGCAGATGATCGAGCTGGCCCGCCAGATTCTTTCCCTTCCCGGCTGA